The following nucleotide sequence is from Melioribacteraceae bacterium.
GGTTTTTACAGGTGGTGCTAGAATTTTTAATATCAGCGCACAAAAAAGTATAAAGAAATCGTTAGCCGAAGAATTAAAAGGTAAAGAAGCTGAGACAGTATTAAATGGAATGCAAAGTTATTACGGAATAATTCTAGCTCAATCTTTTTTTGAAATTGCAAGCGAAGCAGTCAAAGTGGCTGAACAAAATTTAACTCAAGTACAGAACCAATATGATGCGGGAGTTGCAACCGAGCTCGATCTTCAAAGAGCTAAAGCACAATATTATAGCACTTTGCCTAAACTTGAATCTGCAAAATCCAGCTTGAGAATTTCGAAGCAGCAATTGAAAAGTTTCTTAAATCTGTCACTTGAAGATTCGCTTGTAGTTGTTGATTCTTTGACGACCAAAAAATTTTTGAAAGAAATCGACAACATAACTTTAACAGAATTAAAACAGCTTGGTCTTAAAAACAAGCATGAATTGCTTGCACTGAGGCACCAATTAGATGCAACCAATCAAGGCGAAAATTTAGCATTAGCAAATTTTGCTCCGAAAATTGCAATATCCGCAAGTGTTGATCATCAAGCTCAAATGGAAGATATCAATGTTTCATGGAATGATTACATTCGTTCGAAATCAATTGCCCTTGCAGTTAATTGGCCGATATTTGAAGGAGGAAGCAAAATTATTGAATGGCAGAAAGCAAAGATTCGTTCCGATCAAATGGAACTGGCATTAAAACAATTTGAAGATCAGAGTGAGTTGTTTATTGAACATAGTTACTTTAAATATTATGAAGCATCTTCAAATCTTGAAAGCTTGCAAGAGACACTAAAACAATCAAATGAAAGTTTACGAATATCAAATTTACTTTATGAACAGGGGATGAGTACTCAACTCGATGTACTGAATGCGCAATTATTATACATTAATAGCAAAATTGATTATCA
It contains:
- a CDS encoding TolC family protein, which encodes MRKISIIIFLFTVSFGSLVAQNEKNIIYLSLDEVVTQSLNENLSLKSKILDYESQNLEVLKSYSTFLPTFSYQGMFVKNVELPVFVFMGQSFTVGTPYTFQHSLSLSLPVFTGGARIFNISAQKSIKKSLAEELKGKEAETVLNGMQSYYGIILAQSFFEIASEAVKVAEQNLTQVQNQYDAGVATELDLQRAKAQYYSTLPKLESAKSSLRISKQQLKSFLNLSLEDSLVVVDSLTTKKFLKEIDNITLTELKQLGLKNKHELLALRHQLDATNQGENLALANFAPKIAISASVDHQAQMEDINVSWNDYIRSKSIALAVNWPIFEGGSKIIEWQKAKIRSDQMELALKQFEDQSELFIEHSYFKYYEASSNLESLQETLKQSNESLRISNLLYEQGMSTQLDVLNAQLLYINSKIDYQQGIYDYNISQLKLLQSIGKLNTIWN